From Halorubrum salinarum, the proteins below share one genomic window:
- the rpmC gene encoding 50S ribosomal protein L29, giving the protein MAILYTDEIRDMTAAERQVELEELETELLNSKAQRAAGGMPESPGRVNELKKTIARIKTIQAEEGDFDDEEQ; this is encoded by the coding sequence ATGGCGATCCTCTACACCGACGAGATCCGCGACATGACCGCGGCGGAGCGGCAGGTCGAACTCGAGGAGCTCGAGACCGAGCTGCTCAACTCGAAGGCGCAGCGGGCGGCCGGCGGCATGCCGGAGAGCCCGGGCCGCGTCAACGAGCTGAAGAAGACCATCGCGCGGATCAAGACGATCCAGGCGGAAGAAGGCGACTTCGACGACGAGGAACAGTAA
- a CDS encoding ribonuclease P protein component 1: MISPDTLVRHELVGLPVRVVDADSDAHAGVAGRVLDETFGTLVVRTGSGDKRVPKSGATFEFGVVETPTARTDEAAGDGGSPGSASQLGSDTTGVRPRQSGPSGSESAVDGDGAGPASPRGECKDAVYATVDGDRLRHRPAERTERGATQWR; encoded by the coding sequence ATGATCTCCCCCGACACGCTCGTTCGACACGAACTCGTCGGCCTCCCGGTTCGGGTGGTCGACGCCGACAGCGACGCCCATGCGGGCGTCGCGGGTCGCGTGCTCGACGAGACGTTCGGCACCCTCGTGGTCCGGACGGGGTCGGGGGACAAGCGCGTGCCCAAGTCGGGCGCGACGTTCGAGTTCGGCGTCGTCGAGACGCCGACCGCTCGCACAGATGAAGCCGCCGGCGACGGAGGGTCGCCGGGGTCCGCGTCCCAACTCGGGTCGGATACTACGGGGGTCCGCCCCCGTCAGTCTGGCCCGTCCGGGTCCGAAAGCGCCGTCGACGGTGACGGCGCGGGCCCGGCGAGCCCACGAGGCGAGTGCAAAGACGCGGTCTACGCGACGGTGGATGGCGATCGGTTGCGACATCGGCCCGCCGAACGCACCGAACGAGGTGCCACACAATGGCGATAG
- a CDS encoding 50S ribosomal protein L5 yields MSEAESADHEMREPYLEKVVVHMGVGQGGEPLADAEQIIEEITGQQSVRTTSKRTIAEFGIRKGDPIGVKVTLRGEDAHAFLETALDLVEIGRSQFDDTGNLSFGIEDHTDFPSQEYDPNTGIYGLDVTTTIVRPGYRVSKRDKATGTIPGRHRMTAEDAAAFLETNFDVEVSE; encoded by the coding sequence ATGAGTGAAGCCGAGAGCGCCGACCACGAGATGCGCGAGCCGTACCTCGAGAAGGTCGTCGTCCACATGGGCGTCGGGCAGGGCGGTGAGCCCCTCGCCGACGCCGAGCAGATCATCGAGGAGATCACGGGCCAGCAGTCGGTCCGGACCACCTCGAAGCGCACCATCGCCGAGTTCGGGATCCGCAAGGGCGACCCGATCGGCGTGAAGGTGACGCTGCGGGGCGAGGACGCGCACGCGTTCCTCGAGACCGCGCTGGACCTGGTCGAGATCGGCCGGAGCCAGTTCGACGACACGGGTAACCTCAGCTTCGGGATCGAGGACCACACCGACTTCCCGAGCCAGGAGTACGATCCCAACACCGGGATCTACGGCCTCGACGTGACGACGACGATCGTCCGTCCCGGCTACCGCGTCTCGAAACGCGACAAGGCGACGGGGACCATCCCCGGTCGCCACCGGATGACAGCCGAGGACGCGGCCGCGTTCCTCGAAACGAACTTCGACGTCGAGGTAAGCGAATGA
- a CDS encoding 30S ribosomal protein S17, with product MAIGIDVPTPPEPDNPEDYDYEKCPFYGQLSVRGQTREGTVVSTDMEKTVIVEREYDVFVPKYDRYMKRRSRIPAHVPGVLDSLEVGDEVKIAETRPLSKTKSHVVVEILSGDQ from the coding sequence ATGGCGATAGGAATCGACGTACCCACGCCTCCGGAGCCAGACAACCCGGAGGATTACGACTACGAGAAGTGCCCGTTCTACGGGCAGCTCTCCGTCCGCGGCCAGACCCGCGAGGGGACGGTCGTGTCGACGGATATGGAAAAGACCGTCATCGTCGAGCGAGAGTACGACGTGTTCGTACCGAAATACGACCGGTACATGAAGCGTCGCTCGCGCATCCCGGCCCACGTGCCGGGCGTGCTCGACTCGCTCGAAGTCGGTGACGAAGTGAAAATCGCGGAGACGCGACCGCTCTCGAAGACGAAGTCCCACGTCGTCGTCGAGATCCTGTCGGGTGATCAGTGA
- the rplX gene encoding 50S ribosomal protein L24: protein MTNQPRKQRKRSETAPLHERQNQVRATLTEDLRDEYGQRNVRVNAGDTVEVLRGDAARTEAEVVSVDLSAERITVEDVTVEKADGEEVPRPIPASNVRVTELDLEDERREARLQEDNE, encoded by the coding sequence ATGACGAACCAGCCACGCAAACAACGAAAACGGTCGGAGACCGCGCCGCTCCACGAGCGGCAGAACCAGGTCCGGGCCACCCTCACCGAGGATCTCCGCGACGAGTACGGACAGCGGAACGTCCGCGTCAACGCCGGCGACACCGTCGAGGTGCTTCGCGGCGACGCGGCCCGCACGGAGGCGGAGGTCGTCTCCGTCGACCTGTCCGCCGAGCGGATCACGGTCGAGGACGTCACCGTCGAGAAGGCGGACGGGGAGGAGGTTCCCCGCCCCATCCCGGCGAGTAACGTCCGGGTGACCGAACTGGACCTCGAAGACGAGCGCCGCGAGGCGCGGCTCCAGGAGGACAACGAATGA
- a CDS encoding 50S ribosomal protein L14, which yields MEALKADVTQGLSKGSLITCADNTGARELKVISVSGYSGTKNRHPKAGIGDKVTVSVTKGTPEMRRQVLEAVVVRQRKPIRRPDGTRVKFEDNAAVIIDDLEEPRGTEIKGPVAREVAERFGSIASTATMIV from the coding sequence ATGGAGGCGCTCAAGGCCGACGTCACGCAGGGGCTCTCGAAGGGCTCGCTGATCACGTGCGCCGACAACACCGGCGCCCGTGAGCTCAAGGTCATCTCCGTGTCGGGCTACTCCGGCACGAAGAACCGCCACCCGAAGGCGGGGATCGGCGACAAGGTGACCGTCTCGGTCACGAAAGGGACGCCGGAGATGCGGCGGCAGGTGCTGGAGGCGGTCGTCGTCCGCCAGCGCAAGCCGATCCGCCGTCCGGACGGCACGCGCGTGAAGTTCGAGGACAACGCGGCCGTCATCATCGACGACCTCGAGGAGCCGCGGGGCACGGAGATCAAAGGCCCCGTCGCCCGCGAGGTCGCCGAACGATTCGGGAGCATCGCCTCGACCGCGACGATGATCGTCTAA
- a CDS encoding 30S ribosomal protein S4e, with amino-acid sequence MTRHQKRLSVPNSWPVERKTDTFTVKAGAGPHGEAGVPLVVLLRDVLGYVDSTKEARYALNNDSILVNGDAISDEQRPIGMFDILAFPERGEFFRVFPDEGGRLALTPVDEEAAGSRLGKITNKTVVPGGVVQLTLHDGTNVRVDDDADYETNDSIVVDNETKEIVAHFEYEEGALVTAVAGQHAGQIGEIDDIDVTLGSGDNTVTVASDDGGYETIEEYVVVIDENFTDDDEAGDSDE; translated from the coding sequence ATGACGCGACACCAGAAGCGACTGTCAGTACCGAACTCCTGGCCGGTCGAGCGCAAGACGGACACGTTCACGGTGAAGGCGGGCGCGGGCCCGCACGGCGAGGCGGGCGTTCCCCTCGTCGTCCTGCTGCGGGACGTGCTCGGCTACGTCGACTCGACGAAGGAGGCGCGCTACGCGCTGAACAACGACTCGATCCTCGTCAACGGGGACGCCATCTCGGACGAGCAGCGTCCGATCGGGATGTTCGACATCCTGGCGTTCCCCGAGCGCGGGGAGTTCTTCCGCGTCTTCCCCGACGAGGGCGGTCGGCTCGCGCTGACCCCCGTCGACGAGGAGGCCGCGGGCAGCCGGCTCGGGAAGATCACGAACAAGACCGTCGTCCCCGGCGGGGTCGTCCAGCTGACGCTCCACGACGGGACGAACGTCCGCGTCGACGACGACGCGGACTACGAGACGAACGACTCGATCGTCGTCGACAACGAGACGAAGGAGATCGTCGCCCACTTCGAGTACGAGGAGGGCGCCCTCGTCACCGCCGTCGCCGGCCAGCACGCCGGTCAGATCGGCGAGATCGACGACATCGACGTGACGCTCGGCTCCGGCGACAACACCGTCACGGTCGCCAGCGACGACGGCGGCTACGAGACGATCGAGGAGTACGTCGTCGTGATCGACGAGAACTTCACGGACGACGACGAGGCGGGTGATTCGGATGAGTGA